The Sphingobacteriaceae bacterium genome has a segment encoding these proteins:
- a CDS encoding tetratricopeptide repeat protein, which yields MKSFLFIIFLSYFTTTAISQEKIDRINIDSLKELLINSISDTNKVKVLQSLGNASMVDSIENAMIYYKQALLLSEEIAYKNGIAKSSFELGRIHYVQGDFLLSQKKFSRALSLFKDTKDSLRIAKTLNNLGMIAKERADYTIALDYYLKALNIAESLNDKSITTEIWNNIGLIFFWQNNYEKAEYYFQKCIEMNTSLNNYKRLIINFNNLALVLTEKGDIDKALIYHKETLSLEKKSDNIKGIISSIGNIGNIYYEKKDYDTSLVLFKEALTFAHQLKDEYLLGQLYSNIGRTYFDLNDLNNAILFSDSAFIIANKIDAKDLFLTSALTLSDVYLKKQNYKQALHFHILYSNYKDSLITQESTKAVAEMETRYETEKKEKEIELLNKEKEKQAAISSEQNKRKNMIIYTVVFGFFLVVLFSGFLYNRFRITKKQKIIIAEKNKEITDSIIYAKRLQTAILPPNSYWKKYLPQSFILYQPKDIVSGDFYWLENVSDLVLFAAADCTGHGVSGAMVSVVCSNALNRTVKEFDITEPAKILDKTRELVLETFEKSNEEVKDGMDISICCLNTKNNELLWSGANNPLWYIRENNLFEIKGDKQPIGQNDNPKPFTTHNIDLQKGDTVYIFTDGYADQFGGEKGKKFMYRPLKELLLSIQNKSIAEQQEELHQKFINWKKNTEQTDDVLVIGFKI from the coding sequence ATGAAGAGTTTTCTATTTATTATATTTTTATCTTACTTTACAACAACAGCTATTTCTCAAGAGAAAATAGACCGTATTAATATTGACTCCTTAAAAGAATTACTAATAAACTCTATATCAGACACTAATAAAGTAAAAGTATTACAGTCGCTAGGAAACGCAAGTATGGTAGATTCTATAGAAAATGCGATGATATATTATAAACAAGCATTATTGCTAAGTGAAGAAATAGCTTACAAAAATGGAATAGCTAAATCTTCTTTCGAATTAGGAAGAATCCATTATGTACAAGGAGATTTTTTATTATCCCAGAAAAAATTTTCAAGAGCGTTATCTTTATTTAAAGACACTAAAGACTCTTTACGAATAGCAAAAACTCTTAATAACCTAGGAATGATAGCCAAAGAGAGGGCGGATTATACTATAGCTTTAGATTATTACCTAAAGGCACTAAATATTGCTGAATCACTAAATGATAAATCTATTACTACTGAAATATGGAATAATATCGGTCTAATCTTTTTTTGGCAAAATAATTATGAAAAAGCAGAATATTATTTTCAAAAGTGCATTGAGATGAATACCTCTTTAAATAATTATAAACGATTAATAATTAATTTTAATAATCTAGCTCTTGTTTTAACTGAAAAAGGTGATATTGATAAGGCGTTAATATACCATAAAGAAACTCTATCTCTTGAAAAAAAATCGGATAACATAAAAGGCATCATTAGTAGCATTGGTAATATAGGTAATATTTACTATGAAAAAAAAGACTATGATACTTCTCTTGTTTTATTTAAAGAGGCTTTAACTTTTGCTCATCAATTGAAAGATGAATACCTATTAGGTCAGTTGTATAGTAATATTGGTAGAACATACTTTGATTTAAACGATTTGAATAATGCTATTTTATTTAGTGATAGTGCTTTCATTATTGCTAACAAAATTGATGCGAAAGATTTATTTCTTACGTCAGCACTTACTTTGTCTGATGTTTATTTAAAAAAACAGAATTACAAACAAGCTCTTCACTTCCATATACTCTATTCGAATTATAAAGATTCATTAATTACCCAAGAAAGCACAAAAGCAGTTGCTGAAATGGAAACAAGATACGAAACCGAAAAAAAAGAAAAAGAAATAGAACTTTTAAATAAAGAAAAAGAAAAGCAAGCTGCGATAAGCTCCGAGCAAAACAAAAGAAAAAATATGATTATTTATACAGTTGTTTTTGGTTTTTTCTTAGTAGTATTATTCTCGGGGTTTTTGTACAATCGTTTTCGTATAACGAAAAAACAAAAAATAATTATTGCAGAGAAAAATAAAGAAATAACCGACAGTATAATCTACGCCAAACGATTGCAAACAGCTATACTTCCACCTAATAGTTATTGGAAAAAATATTTGCCTCAAAGTTTTATTTTATACCAACCAAAAGACATTGTTTCAGGCGACTTTTACTGGCTCGAAAATGTGAGTGACCTTGTTTTGTTCGCAGCAGCAGACTGTACAGGACACGGAGTTTCTGGAGCAATGGTAAGTGTAGTTTGCAGTAATGCACTTAACCGAACAGTAAAAGAATTTGACATAACTGAACCTGCAAAAATATTAGACAAAACCAGAGAATTAGTATTGGAAACTTTTGAAAAAAGCAACGAAGAAGTAAAAGACGGCATGGATATTTCCATATGTTGTTTAAATACAAAAAACAATGAATTGCTTTGGTCCGGAGCAAATAATCCATTATGGTACATTAGAGAAAATAACTTGTTTGAAATAAAAGGTGACAAACAACCCATTGGGCAAAACGATAATCCGAAACCTTTTACAACACACAACATTGACTTACAAAAAGGCGATACTGTTTATATCTTCACAGACGGTTATGCTGACCAATTTGGTGGAGAAAAAGGCAAAAAATTTATGTATAGACCATTAAAAGAATTATTGCTTTCTATACAAAATAAATCCATTGCCGAGCAACAAGAAGAATTACATCAAAAGTTTATTAATTGGAAAAAAAATACAGAGCAGACAGATGATGTTTTGGTTATTGGATTTAAAATTTGA
- a CDS encoding phosphotransferase, whose translation MLLNSSNIVEYLENEGYKDCKIIFIRNLRNFCAKVKTHKGNVIVKQSGNNNDTFVDATILSELQFYDTLKQKEVLKIQQLAPQPLNIDIENQIIVLEYLDKYKNFNTIIESNDYNSSYEFGVQIGKLHTISIESCLDSFKKTRTEGYFRVFDYVTPEAYNAGGPLFGKCIELMQKYPDLNEGIKKLSNEFLWENLIHGDLKKDNIVFNNLSENQKVKVFDWELISIGDKYLDIGYAVSNYLLWWIENMKFSDSCSEENDNKMIEAQEHIFNFIKGYLFSIEATKLDFIKLTKFCSIALLNIFYSKSMFKYEYSKQDIMLLEVARKMLVTPHEIYTKLFMKPIMIGYEKKYF comes from the coding sequence ATGTTATTAAATTCTTCTAATATTGTTGAATATCTTGAAAATGAAGGTTATAAAGATTGCAAAATAATTTTCATTAGGAATTTAAGAAATTTTTGTGCAAAAGTTAAAACGCACAAAGGAAATGTTATTGTTAAGCAAAGTGGCAATAATAACGACACTTTTGTTGATGCCACAATATTATCCGAATTGCAATTTTATGATACTCTAAAACAAAAAGAGGTTTTAAAAATTCAGCAATTAGCCCCACAACCCTTAAATATAGATATAGAAAATCAAATAATTGTTTTAGAATATCTAGATAAATATAAAAACTTTAATACAATCATTGAGAGTAATGATTATAATTCTTCATATGAATTTGGTGTACAAATTGGAAAATTGCATACTATTTCGATAGAATCTTGTTTAGATTCATTCAAAAAAACAAGGACAGAGGGTTATTTTAGAGTATTTGATTATGTAACCCCAGAAGCGTATAATGCTGGAGGACCATTATTTGGAAAATGTATTGAGTTGATGCAGAAGTATCCTGATTTGAATGAAGGTATTAAAAAACTATCGAATGAATTTTTGTGGGAAAATCTTATTCATGGTGATTTAAAAAAAGATAATATCGTTTTTAATAATTTGAGCGAAAACCAAAAGGTAAAAGTTTTTGATTGGGAGTTAATTTCTATAGGAGATAAGTATTTAGATATTGGCTATGCTGTTAGTAATTATCTATTATGGTGGATTGAGAATATGAAATTTTCAGATTCTTGTAGTGAAGAAAACGATAATAAAATGATAGAAGCACAGGAACATATTTTTAACTTTATTAAGGGATATTTATTTTCAATTGAGGCTACAAAATTAGATTTTATTAAGTTAACGAAATTCTGTTCTATTGCCTTACTTAATATTTTCTATAGTAAGTCAATGTTTAAATATGAGTATTCTAAGCAGGATATAATGTTGTTAGAAGTAGCAAGAAAAATGCTTGTAACACCTCACGAGATTTACACAAAATTGTTTATGAAGCCGATAATGATAGGATATGAAAAAAAATATTTTTAA
- a CDS encoding DUF378 domain-containing protein, producing the protein MKTIFRIALLLTVIGAINSAIYGLSGTDFFLIITGIDRTIGGDFLRILIGLSAIVTLIFGLKLNWKEKK; encoded by the coding sequence ATGAAAACAATTTTTAGAATAGCGTTATTGTTAACCGTAATTGGAGCAATAAATTCAGCAATTTATGGTCTTTCGGGGACAGATTTTTTTTTAATAATTACAGGAATTGATAGAACAATAGGAGGAGATTTTCTAAGAATATTGATTGGATTATCTGCTATTGTTACATTAATTTTTGGTTTAAAACTAAATTGGAAAGAAAAAAAGTGA
- a CDS encoding class I SAM-dependent methyltransferase has protein sequence MNDLEKYFRNNNKRLLRKWKHYFDVYERHFAKYRNKEVVILEIGVFQGGSLQMWKNYFGPKAKIYGIDIEPKCKTLEEENIQIFIGSQSDREFLRKVKAQIPDVDILIDDGGHTMKQQIVSFEELFDKVKEDGVYLCEDLHTSYWPGYGGGHKRNGSFIEYSKNFIDYINAWHSQQSSLKVNAFTKSANSLHYYDSMLVIEKYKREAPVEEATGVQSFEETPFPESSGMKILKKVLRPPLKVINAILAFFKLGGIYRN, from the coding sequence ATGAATGATTTAGAAAAATATTTTCGAAACAACAATAAAAGATTATTACGCAAGTGGAAACATTATTTTGATGTTTATGAAAGGCATTTTGCAAAATACCGGAATAAAGAAGTGGTGATTTTAGAAATTGGTGTTTTTCAAGGTGGTAGTTTACAAATGTGGAAAAATTACTTTGGTCCCAAGGCCAAAATTTACGGAATAGATATTGAACCTAAATGCAAAACTTTAGAAGAAGAAAATATTCAAATTTTTATTGGTTCACAAAGCGACCGTGAATTTTTAAGAAAGGTGAAAGCTCAAATTCCGGATGTAGATATTTTGATTGACGACGGTGGCCATACCATGAAACAGCAAATTGTAAGTTTTGAAGAATTGTTTGATAAGGTTAAGGAAGATGGAGTTTATTTGTGTGAAGATTTGCATACTTCCTATTGGCCCGGTTATGGCGGGGGACACAAACGAAACGGAAGTTTTATTGAATACAGTAAAAATTTTATAGATTATATCAATGCCTGGCACAGCCAACAAAGTTCTTTAAAAGTAAATGCCTTTACAAAAAGCGCTAACTCTCTGCATTATTACGACAGCATGTTGGTTATTGAAAAATACAAACGCGAAGCGCCTGTAGAAGAAGCAACCGGTGTACAATCCTTTGAAGAAACTCCATTTCCTGAAAGTAGTGGAATGAAAATATTAAAAAAAGTTTTGCGTCCACCTTTAAAGGTGATTAATGCTATTTTAGCCTTTTTTAAGTTAGGCGGCATTTACCGGAATTAA
- a CDS encoding patatin-like phospholipase family protein, with protein sequence MDNKIGIALSGGGARGIMHLGVLKALNENGIYPDKLSGSSAGAIVSAFYAADYPIADILKIFKETKVFGFSNFNLKKEGLFNLNIIEQTLLKYFPHNYIQNLPKEIFITITDIQNGKAMYLNQGKLSEALMATSAIPFLFQPVNIQNTVGVDGGVINNLPIEPLREKCNLLIGSYCNSLHQSTTKLNAAEIIDRSIHLSMLEIIEQKAKQCDLFLQAPDMTRYNIFDLNKADEIFKYAYDYCNSKKENLKSLLKKIEK encoded by the coding sequence ATGGATAATAAAATAGGTATAGCTTTATCCGGTGGCGGTGCAAGAGGCATCATGCATTTAGGTGTTTTAAAAGCCTTGAATGAAAACGGAATTTATCCGGATAAACTTTCCGGGAGCAGTGCCGGGGCTATTGTTTCTGCCTTTTATGCCGCAGATTATCCCATTGCCGATATTTTAAAAATATTTAAAGAAACTAAGGTATTCGGTTTCTCTAACTTCAATTTAAAAAAAGAAGGTTTATTTAATTTAAATATTATAGAACAAACCCTGTTAAAATATTTCCCGCATAACTATATTCAAAATCTGCCTAAAGAAATTTTTATTACCATTACCGATATTCAAAACGGAAAAGCCATGTACTTAAATCAAGGCAAACTTTCTGAAGCTTTAATGGCAACATCGGCCATACCCTTTTTATTCCAACCGGTTAACATTCAAAACACGGTGGGCGTAGATGGTGGTGTTATCAATAATTTACCCATTGAACCTTTACGCGAAAAATGTAATTTGTTGATTGGGTCGTATTGCAATTCATTACATCAATCCACCACAAAATTAAATGCAGCAGAAATTATCGACAGAAGCATTCACCTTTCCATGTTGGAAATTATTGAACAGAAAGCAAAACAATGTGATTTATTTTTACAAGCACCGGATATGACCCGCTATAATATTTTTGATTTAAATAAGGCGGATGAAATTTTTAAGTACGCTTATGACTATTGTAACTCTAAAAAAGAAAATTTAAAATCCCTGCTTAAAAAAATAGAAAAGTAA
- a CDS encoding glycosyltransferase produces the protein MPQVLILCALRPKRSPSQRYRFEQYLPFLESQGFNFTWSYLLNEQDDLLFYSAGNSITKSKIIFNSILQRKKDVNNFHRYDIIFIQREANFLGNSKFEKKAFESGAKVIFDFDDSIWLTDTSPGNKKWAWLKKPEKFFDNIKYAHLVIAGNKYLAEKAKSHNPNTRIIPTTVDCHIHKPMPELRYKEKICIGWSGSISTIKHFETLIPILKKLKQEFNDQIYFKIIAQTKYSHPELEIESVIWKEENEVQELNAIDIGLMPLPDNDWAKGKCGLKGLTYMACGVATIMSNVGVNSEIIQNNVNGILIGDEKDWYKQLSALIQNKSLRQKLGEAGRQTVLEKYSVQANQEKYLSAFKSLIHG, from the coding sequence ATGCCTCAGGTTCTTATTCTTTGCGCTCTCCGCCCAAAGCGCTCTCCATCGCAGCGTTACCGTTTTGAACAATATCTGCCGTTTTTAGAAAGTCAGGGGTTTAATTTTACTTGGTCTTATTTATTAAATGAACAAGATGATTTATTATTTTACAGCGCCGGAAATTCCATTACTAAATCAAAAATAATCTTCAATTCTATATTGCAGCGCAAAAAAGATGTTAATAATTTTCACCGCTACGATATTATTTTTATTCAGCGAGAAGCTAATTTTTTGGGTAACTCCAAATTCGAAAAAAAAGCTTTTGAAAGTGGAGCAAAAGTTATTTTTGATTTTGATGACAGTATTTGGTTAACAGATACTAGTCCCGGAAATAAAAAATGGGCCTGGCTGAAAAAGCCCGAAAAGTTTTTTGATAATATAAAATATGCACATTTGGTAATTGCCGGAAATAAGTATCTGGCTGAAAAAGCAAAATCGCACAATCCAAATACCCGGATCATTCCTACCACTGTAGATTGCCATATTCATAAACCCATGCCTGAATTAAGATATAAAGAAAAAATATGTATTGGCTGGAGCGGGAGTATAAGCACCATTAAACATTTTGAAACTTTAATCCCAATTTTAAAAAAACTGAAACAAGAATTTAATGATCAAATTTATTTTAAAATAATTGCGCAAACTAAATATAGTCATCCCGAACTTGAAATCGAATCGGTTATCTGGAAGGAAGAAAATGAAGTGCAAGAACTGAATGCAATAGATATTGGATTAATGCCCCTACCCGATAATGATTGGGCCAAAGGTAAATGCGGACTCAAAGGATTAACTTATATGGCTTGCGGTGTAGCCACTATCATGAGTAATGTAGGTGTAAACAGCGAAATAATTCAAAATAATGTAAATGGAATTTTGATTGGAGACGAAAAAGATTGGTATAAACAACTTAGCGCTTTAATTCAAAATAAATCGCTGAGGCAAAAGTTGGGCGAAGCCGGCAGACAAACAGTGCTCGAAAAATATTCGGTGCAAGCCAATCAAGAAAAATATTTATCCGCTTTTAAATCTCTTATTCATGGATAA
- a CDS encoding AAA family ATPase yields the protein MEKRYKFKGLLTFCNNEWMANNLKRYRVSFDKAEIDYIRVELSIYNKLFDEEDWKAKVNLKCTDLKGKEEICNRELNIEVKKEENIFYLRDGWGVENKGEFWKKGSYKWMAYIDDVFIGEQVFHVNEVGLVSNNSNPYFEVEHIKLYESNKNGWQERNRKYLKTFSKKDTRYIWTEVKFKNISQLDYHYEMFINFYDDAGQHKASLQQTGFVDANKKDFTYTFEKAWGSETGGIWIDDKYLVEVVFNDVLIGATTFECGDAVIEGENPLIKTIEQAITAGSSGVATKTVADELQDKQTLDELLAQLDALIGLDSVKKSIRENITYLNFTKLRKEKGFEDSSKLSLHSIFTGNPGTGKTTVVNMLGKIYHKMGLLSKGHVVEVDRAALVGEYIGQTAPKTKKMIDSARGGILFIDEAYSLARSDDDSKDFGKEVIEILLKEMSDGKGDIAIIGAGYPKQMRSFIESNPGLKSRFTQYFHFDDYLPEELYAIAQYSANKKQVSFSPEADEYLKEQLTEAYRVRDENFGNARFVNAVVDEAKQDMGLRLMKLSNLNDLNNEELSTITLEDLQSVFLTEQKKKLKLSINDKQLNEALAELNELVGMDKVKKDLQELVKLIRFYNETGKDVVNKFSLHSVFTGNPGTGKTTVARIIAKIYKALGVLERGHVVEVDREGLVAGYVGQTATKTAEKIEEAMGGILFIDEAYALANKGGGNDFGQEAIQVILKRMEDQRGKFGVIVAGYTENIHVFIESNPGFKSRFDKTFVFDDYKPEQLWEITRNLLKKETLTPTPEAESHLRNYLTALYDNRDAFFGNARSARQIVGDVVMKQNLRLAGIPAAERKKEDLVILTLEDVSHLQIENTGSKSTLGFKFGST from the coding sequence ATGGAGAAAAGATACAAATTTAAAGGCCTGCTTACTTTTTGCAACAATGAGTGGATGGCCAACAATTTAAAACGCTACCGTGTTTCATTTGATAAAGCTGAAATAGATTATATACGAGTTGAATTATCAATTTACAATAAATTATTTGATGAGGAAGATTGGAAGGCTAAAGTAAATCTGAAATGCACCGATTTAAAAGGTAAAGAAGAAATTTGCAATCGCGAATTAAATATTGAAGTAAAAAAAGAAGAGAATATTTTTTACCTGCGTGATGGTTGGGGCGTGGAAAATAAGGGAGAATTCTGGAAAAAAGGAAGCTATAAGTGGATGGCCTATATAGATGATGTTTTTATTGGCGAGCAAGTTTTTCACGTAAACGAAGTTGGCTTGGTAAGTAATAATTCCAATCCTTATTTTGAAGTAGAACACATTAAGTTGTATGAGAGTAATAAAAACGGATGGCAGGAACGGAATCGTAAATACCTGAAAACCTTCAGCAAAAAAGATACGCGTTATATTTGGACAGAAGTAAAATTTAAAAACATTTCTCAACTCGATTATCATTATGAAATGTTCATCAACTTTTATGATGATGCCGGACAACATAAAGCATCCTTACAGCAAACCGGATTTGTTGATGCCAATAAAAAAGATTTTACCTACACCTTTGAAAAAGCCTGGGGATCGGAAACCGGCGGAATTTGGATTGATGATAAGTATTTAGTAGAAGTTGTTTTTAATGATGTACTCATTGGCGCCACTACTTTTGAATGCGGTGACGCTGTGATTGAAGGAGAAAATCCGTTAATCAAAACCATTGAACAAGCCATAACCGCCGGATCTTCGGGGGTTGCTACAAAAACAGTAGCGGATGAACTGCAAGATAAACAAACCCTGGATGAATTATTGGCTCAATTGGATGCCCTCATTGGATTAGACAGTGTCAAAAAATCTATTCGAGAAAATATTACTTACTTAAACTTTACTAAACTCCGCAAAGAAAAAGGTTTTGAAGATTCTTCTAAATTAAGTTTACACAGCATTTTTACCGGCAATCCGGGTACTGGAAAAACAACCGTGGTAAATATGCTCGGTAAAATTTATCACAAAATGGGCTTGCTTTCGAAGGGTCATGTAGTTGAAGTAGATCGCGCGGCTTTGGTAGGTGAGTATATCGGACAAACAGCACCTAAAACCAAAAAAATGATTGATAGTGCAAGAGGTGGAATATTATTTATTGATGAAGCTTATTCCTTGGCTCGTTCGGATGATGACAGTAAAGATTTTGGCAAAGAAGTAATTGAAATTTTATTGAAAGAAATGAGCGATGGTAAAGGAGATATAGCCATCATAGGAGCCGGATACCCCAAACAAATGCGCAGTTTTATTGAATCTAATCCCGGACTTAAATCCCGCTTCACCCAATATTTCCACTTTGATGATTACCTGCCGGAAGAATTATATGCCATAGCACAATATTCCGCGAATAAAAAACAAGTAAGCTTTTCGCCCGAAGCGGATGAATATTTAAAAGAACAATTAACTGAGGCTTATAGAGTGCGTGATGAAAATTTCGGAAACGCACGTTTTGTAAATGCAGTGGTGGATGAAGCCAAACAAGATATGGGCTTGCGCTTAATGAAACTGAGTAATCTTAATGACTTAAATAATGAGGAATTAAGCACCATCACTCTCGAAGATTTACAATCGGTATTTTTAACTGAACAAAAGAAAAAATTAAAACTCAGTATAAACGATAAACAATTAAATGAAGCCTTAGCCGAATTGAATGAATTAGTGGGCATGGATAAAGTGAAAAAAGATTTGCAGGAACTCGTTAAATTAATTCGTTTTTACAATGAAACCGGTAAAGATGTGGTGAATAAATTTTCTTTGCACTCCGTTTTCACGGGTAATCCGGGTACAGGCAAAACTACAGTTGCGCGAATCATCGCTAAAATTTACAAAGCACTCGGCGTTTTAGAAAGAGGACACGTGGTAGAAGTAGATCGTGAAGGTTTGGTAGCGGGGTATGTAGGACAAACCGCCACAAAAACTGCCGAAAAAATTGAAGAAGCCATGGGCGGAATTTTATTTATTGATGAAGCCTACGCTTTGGCAAATAAAGGAGGTGGAAATGATTTCGGACAAGAAGCCATTCAAGTAATCTTAAAACGCATGGAAGATCAGCGGGGGAAATTTGGGGTTATTGTTGCCGGCTATACCGAAAATATTCATGTGTTTATTGAAAGTAATCCCGGCTTTAAATCACGCTTCGATAAAACTTTTGTTTTTGATGATTATAAACCTGAACAGTTGTGGGAAATTACCCGTAATTTGCTGAAGAAAGAAACTTTAACCCCAACGCCGGAAGCAGAATCGCATTTGAGAAATTATTTAACCGCTTTATATGATAACCGAGATGCCTTTTTTGGTAATGCGCGTTCAGCACGACAAATTGTGGGCGATGTGGTAATGAAACAAAATTTACGTTTGGCCGGAATACCTGCTGCAGAACGTAAGAAAGAAGACTTAGTTATACTTACGCTGGAAGACGTTTCACATTTGCAAATCGAAAATACCGGAAGTAAATCAACGCTGGGATTTAAATTTGGAAGTACTTAA
- a CDS encoding MarC family protein: MVLFAVIDVIGSIPIILNLKEKAGSIDAFKASWVSLLIMILFLFVGNSILDIIGIKVQDFAIAGSFVLFFIALEMILGIKISKEEAPATASVVPLAFPLIAGTGTLTTLLSIRAEYNILSIIIAIIINVGIVYVVLKKLHVLERILGVGGIAILKKVFGVILLALAIKLFRTNTGL; the protein is encoded by the coding sequence ATGGTGCTTTTTGCCGTTATTGATGTAATTGGTTCAATACCTATCATCCTTAACCTGAAAGAAAAAGCCGGAAGTATTGATGCTTTTAAAGCTTCGTGGGTATCCTTATTAATCATGATTTTATTTTTGTTTGTCGGAAATTCCATTTTAGATATTATTGGTATTAAAGTGCAGGATTTTGCCATTGCCGGTTCTTTTGTTTTGTTTTTTATTGCACTGGAAATGATATTGGGCATAAAAATTTCAAAAGAAGAAGCTCCGGCCACAGCCTCGGTTGTACCGCTTGCTTTTCCGTTAATTGCCGGAACCGGTACTTTAACCACTTTACTTTCCATTCGGGCGGAATATAATATTCTTTCCATAATTATAGCCATTATTATTAATGTGGGTATAGTATATGTGGTTTTGAAAAAACTACATGTTTTAGAAAGGATTTTAGGAGTAGGGGGCATTGCCATACTCAAAAAAGTGTTTGGCGTTATTTTATTAGCCCTGGCGATTAAACTTTTTAGAACTAATACCGGTTTGTAA
- a CDS encoding PQQ-dependent sugar dehydrogenase: MRQAIILIIFLIGLIGATQAQSFIRSELSTTLTTPWELTYGPDNYLWITEAGGVVSKVDPANGNKTIVYTASDYFNGDVSEKLALCHQPDIQKGTLGLALHPQFLNPATAFIYFVHSYNSNTLTPSTKFKIRRLKWDHGTSQVVSDTTIVNDLPNGYDHIGGRLLAVRQGTNDYLIFSTGDNGISEVNAPTCYTPQINNPNNYVQDVNYKNGKIHRFNLDGSIPIDNPVSGNSMYTRGHRNPQGLAYNPSTGILYEIEHGDRTDDEINILEKGKNYGWKNVRGYHADNNYPGESAFVSSYTLTPGINGDGLKEAFYSWCATSQPTTSVYADWCTVAPSDGIYYNSSGIPGWNNSILVVTLKNGLTTDMEMYKFQLSIDGMSLVPSTTLNPNPSKFFGADQAQNGRLRDIAYSTDGKKIYLINNGGADRDKISVYTLDPNPGFNELEILNQALRCYPNPVSEQLSIRCSYPIHEIKVVDLMGRSIYSSMREFDSINTTGFGQGTYLLSVKLENGGVLHKRFMVMSR, encoded by the coding sequence ATGAGACAGGCAATAATATTAATTATTTTTTTGATTGGATTAATCGGTGCAACACAGGCGCAATCTTTTATTCGTTCTGAATTAAGCACAACCTTAACTACTCCTTGGGAGCTTACTTATGGCCCTGATAATTATTTATGGATAACCGAAGCAGGTGGTGTTGTTTCCAAAGTTGATCCGGCAAACGGAAATAAAACAATTGTATATACGGCTTCCGATTATTTTAATGGTGATGTTTCAGAAAAATTGGCTTTGTGCCATCAGCCGGATATTCAAAAGGGCACTTTAGGCTTGGCACTACACCCTCAATTTTTAAATCCTGCTACAGCTTTTATTTATTTTGTTCATTCTTATAACAGTAATACGCTTACTCCTTCTACAAAATTTAAAATACGCCGTTTAAAATGGGATCATGGAACTTCTCAGGTAGTAAGTGATACCACAATAGTAAATGATCTCCCAAATGGGTATGATCATATTGGTGGTCGTTTGCTTGCTGTAAGGCAAGGCACTAACGATTATTTGATTTTTAGTACAGGAGATAACGGAATATCAGAAGTAAATGCCCCCACTTGTTATACGCCACAAATTAACAACCCAAATAATTATGTGCAGGATGTGAATTATAAAAACGGCAAAATACATCGTTTTAATTTAGATGGGAGTATACCGATTGATAATCCGGTTTCCGGAAATTCCATGTACACACGTGGTCATAGAAATCCTCAAGGATTGGCCTATAATCCATCTACCGGAATTTTATATGAAATAGAACACGGCGACAGAACGGATGATGAAATAAATATTTTAGAAAAGGGAAAGAATTATGGATGGAAAAATGTACGGGGTTATCATGCCGACAATAATTATCCCGGTGAATCTGCATTTGTAAGTTCCTATACACTTACCCCGGGCATCAACGGTGATGGATTAAAAGAAGCTTTTTATTCGTGGTGCGCAACTTCACAACCTACTACGTCCGTTTATGCGGATTGGTGTACCGTGGCCCCATCGGATGGAATATATTATAATAGTAGCGGTATTCCGGGTTGGAACAATAGCATTTTGGTGGTTACTTTAAAAAACGGACTAACTACAGATATGGAAATGTATAAGTTTCAACTTTCAATAGATGGAATGTCACTAGTGCCAAGTACAACCTTAAATCCAAATCCGAGCAAATTTTTTGGCGCTGATCAAGCTCAAAATGGTAGATTAAGAGATATAGCCTATTCAACGGATGGTAAAAAGATATATTTGATTAATAATGGCGGAGCTGATAGAGATAAAATAAGTGTTTATACACTGGATCCAAATCCCGGTTTTAATGAGCTTGAAATTTTAAATCAAGCCTTGCGTTGTTATCCGAATCCGGTAAGCGAACAATTAAGTATTAGGTGTAGTTATCCAATACATGAAATAAAAGTTGTAGATCTTATGGGGAGATCAATTTATTCGAGTATGCGGGAATTTGATTCAATAAATACTACAGGTTTTGGGCAAGGCACCTATCTTTTATCGGTTAAATTAGAGAATGGTGGCGTACTACATAAACGATTTATGGTAATGAGCAGGTAG